The following is a genomic window from Desulfofarcimen acetoxidans DSM 771.
TGGTGTCCATAGGTCTTAATCTTTTTTTGCTCACCTTTTGGGAACCATGCTCGTTGTAAACCTTGATAGTCCCTAATGTGAGATGCATCCACATATAGGAGTATTTCACATTCAGTGAGATTTTTTTAACTCTTCCAGCTCATCTTGAAAAGCTTTTTGCTTTTCCGGATCAGCTTTGGCTAATACATAAGTGGGACGATTATAACGAAAATCCATCTTAAGAAGCATGCGCCAAACACCATCTGATGTATATTTAATGCCGTATGTATCATGAATGTAAGCAGCGAGGGTTTTACAATTCCAAGTAGTATGGGTACTAAAACCAACCTCTGATGGTGATTTTTTCAGTACCTCTTTGACCTCTTCTTTTTGTTCATTGGTTAGCCTTGGCGGTCTTCCCGGTTTTTTTGATACATGAAGCAGTTTTTCAACTCCACCTTCATTAAAGTAAGCAACGTATTTTCTTATGGTTTGTTCACTTATATCAAGATATTCGGCAATCTGCTTTGCTTGTCTCCCTTTCATGACAAGAATAACAGCTTGAACTCTGCATCTTAGTTTATATGGTGTTTCTCTTTTTATCTTATTCAAATCCTCAATGGTTAAATTTTGTGGATTGTTTAAATGCAATTTCCTCATGGTAATAATACCCCTCCCCACACTTGATTCTATTTTACAGGATAGGAGTAAAAATTACCATTACTTTATTAATCGTTTCTATATAGAAACAAAAAACCTTTCAAACCGGCATGTTAAAATAAATGCCAGGGACGAAAGGTTTTATACCTCACGTGGTACCACCCTGATTGCCACACCATTAAAATGATGAGCCACTCAAGTGTCCAAATAAACACAATTTTGATAACGGGTATCAAAAACCCGACCTAGTCTAATAGAAATAATCTTTAAACTGGCAGCTCCAGGGTGAGAAGTATTCCAGCCTCATGCACCGGATTTCAGCAATTTCCGGCTCTCTGTAGCAATACAACAGAAACTCGTCCCTTTCATAGCTATTTACATTATTTGTTTTATATAAGTATATAATGTTTAAT
Proteins encoded in this region:
- a CDS encoding IS630 family transposase; its protein translation is MRKLHLNNPQNLTIEDLNKIKRETPYKLRCRVQAVILVMKGRQAKQIAEYLDISEQTIRKYVAYFNEGGVEKLLHVSKKPGRPPRLTNEQKEEVKEVLKKSPSEVGFSTHTTWNCKTLAAYIHDTYGIKYTSDGVWRMLLKMDFRYNRPTYVLAKADPEKQKAFQDELEELKKSH